TTCTAAGGCACAATTGTGAGCCACATGGACATAGGCCATTAGGAGGTTATTGTCACCAATGACTGTTTTTTCCCCTACTGCCGTTGCCCGGTTCACCGTCACGTATTCACGAAATGTATTGCGATCGCCAATTTTTACCAGACTCGCTGCCCCCTGGTATTTAAGGTCTTGCGGTGCCAAACCGATCGCCGCCCCCGGATAAAAACGATTACCCACACCAATATGCGTATGGCCATCAATCACCACATGGGCATCAATCACCGTTTCCGCGCCGATCACCACATGCTCCCCGATCACAGCATAGGGGCCAATTTGCACCGTTGGATGAATTTGGGCGTTGGGGTGAACCACCGCCGTCGGATGAATCAGAGTACTCAAATGAATTCTCCAGTTTGCTCCATAATAATTTAGTGGACTTTTGGCCCAGTTACTCAAAATTCAGCCGTGAAAAAAGCATTTCCCCTTCCACTGCCACTTGACCATCTACCGTGCCAAACCCTTTCATCTTCGCGATGCGTTTAGCTTTGACGGTCAGTAGTTCCACCGTCATGATCAACTGATCACCGGGAACAACCGGGCGACGGAAACGTACTTTATCAATCCCGGCAAAGGCAAAAAAACTATCTTCCATCCCTGGCATCTGGGTCAAAATAAACCCACCGACTTGGGCCATGGCCTCTACCATAAGCACCCCTGGCATGATGGGATGGTTGGGGATATGCCCCTGAAAATGAGGCTCGTTGAAAGTGACATTTTTTAAACCCACAGCTTTTTCACCGGGGACATATTCCAGGATGCGGTCTACCAGAGAAAAAGGGTAGCGGTGCGGTAGTAGTTTTTGAATTTGCTCGACGGGAATCGGCTGGACTAAGTTTCCGGTCTGTTCTGATGTCATGGGCAATGTTTGATCAATAGCAGTCTCTGCGGCTCATTTACATTACTACAAAATGTTGCGATTCTTACTGGACTGTGGCTGTTCGACATAGCATCGCCAGGCGATCGCCTGTCACCATTCCCTGATGGGGGCAAAACTCCGTGCCGTTCAGACCTTTTCCGAGGCAGTGTCAGGCTATAATCTGCCTTGATTCATCTATATACGGTATTTAAGACTATGGGTCGCGCAGAAAAAGTTGTCCTCGCCTACTCCGGCGGCGTTGATACATCCGTTTGCATCCCCTATCTCATGGAAGAATGGGGTGTTAAGGAAGTGATTACCTTAGCAGCGGACTTGGGACAGGGTGAGGAACTAGGCCCAATTCAACAAAAAGCCTTAGATTCTGGCGCCTCCATTTCTCTCGTTGAAGATGGTCGTGCCGAATTTATCACCGACTACGCTTTTCCTGCAATTAAGGCCAATGCCCTATACGAAAATCGTTATCCCCTCGCCACAGCCCTTGCCCGCCCCTTAATTGCCAAAATGCTTGTCCGGGCCGCTGATAAATATGGTGCTGATGCTGTTGCCCATGGTTGTACGGCCAAAGGGAATGACCAAGTGCGCTTTGACCTGGGTATTTTGGCCCAGAACCCCGACATCAAAGTCCTCGCCCCAGCACGGGAGTGGGGTATGAGTCGTGAAGAGACGATCGCCTATGGAGAAAAATTTGGAATTCCTTCCCCAGTGAAAAAATCGTCTCCTTTTAGCATCGATAAAAACCTGCTTGGCCGCAGTATCGAAGCTGGCCCCCTGGAAGATCCGATGTGCGAACCCCCGGAGGAAGTCTTTGAAATGGTGAAGGCGATCGCCGATACCCCAGACGAACCGGAATATTTGGAGATTGGCTTTGAAGCAGGTATTCCGGTCAGTGTGAACGGAGATGCCCTTGGCCCCATCGAGCTGGTGTCTAAACTGAATGAAATCGTTGGCAACCATGGCATTGGTCGCATTGACATGATTGAAAATCGTGTTGTCGGCATTAAATCCCGCGAAATTTATGAATCTCCAGCAATGTGCGTCCTGATTGATGCCCACCGAGATCTTGAAAGCCTTACTTTGACGGCTGATGTTACCCAATACAAGCGCGGTATGGAACAGACTTATTCGGAGCTGATTTATCGTGGCCTATGGTTCTCACCCCTAAAACAGGCGGTGGATGCATTTATCAACCAGACCCAGGCGCGGGTGACGGGGGTTGTTCGCCTCAAACTTCATAAGGGCACGGCGAGAATCGTTGGTCGTCGTTCAGAAAAATCGATCTATACACCAGATTTGGCAACCTATGGTGCTGATGACCGCTTCAACCATGAAGCAGCGGAAGGCTTTATTTACATTTGGGGCCTACCGACCCGTGTTTGGGCCCAGGCGAGTAAGTAATTCTCTCCTTTTCACAGAATAGCTAGGGCTAGGGGAAGGTTCCTATTAACATACCAAAAACCGCCTCTATCCCTTTATCCGCTGCCGCAACACCCCCTTTAGGTAGGGGGTGCAATAAAAAACACCCCAGAAACTAGGGTGTGTCGAGCTTTAGGCTAAAAAACGTTTTTAAAAATTGTTTTTTAAAAGGATTAGCGCTTCTGGTGCTGCGCAAAAGACATATAGTTGCGCTCTGGATCGTAGAGGTGACATTCTTCGGTGATGGCTTTCATCAAATCCCAGGAAAACTTAGTTTCATAGAGATAGTCACCCCAGTGCTCTTTGATGCTGGCGTAGGCCTTGCGGAGATTGTAGGAAGGAATGCCAGTGGAAAGGTGGTGGGGCACATGA
The nucleotide sequence above comes from [Synechococcus] sp. NIES-970. Encoded proteins:
- the fabZ gene encoding beta-hydroxyacyl-(acyl-carrier-protein) dehydratase FabZ, with the translated sequence MTSEQTGNLVQPIPVEQIQKLLPHRYPFSLVDRILEYVPGEKAVGLKNVTFNEPHFQGHIPNHPIMPGVLMVEAMAQVGGFILTQMPGMEDSFFAFAGIDKVRFRRPVVPGDQLIMTVELLTVKAKRIAKMKGFGTVDGQVAVEGEMLFSRLNFE
- the argG gene encoding argininosuccinate synthase, whose amino-acid sequence is MGRAEKVVLAYSGGVDTSVCIPYLMEEWGVKEVITLAADLGQGEELGPIQQKALDSGASISLVEDGRAEFITDYAFPAIKANALYENRYPLATALARPLIAKMLVRAADKYGADAVAHGCTAKGNDQVRFDLGILAQNPDIKVLAPAREWGMSREETIAYGEKFGIPSPVKKSSPFSIDKNLLGRSIEAGPLEDPMCEPPEEVFEMVKAIADTPDEPEYLEIGFEAGIPVSVNGDALGPIELVSKLNEIVGNHGIGRIDMIENRVVGIKSREIYESPAMCVLIDAHRDLESLTLTADVTQYKRGMEQTYSELIYRGLWFSPLKQAVDAFINQTQARVTGVVRLKLHKGTARIVGRRSEKSIYTPDLATYGADDRFNHEAAEGFIYIWGLPTRVWAQASK